The region CAACGACGCCTGCACCATAGCTCCCTTTCTAGTGGATGGTATGGGAAAGGCAACCAATTGCTGGCTTCCACTGTTGTAGTATGCAAGAGAGCCGCAGAGCTGGTACAGACGGAGCACGAACGCAACGCACTGGCCGGGCGGCTGAAGTATGAGGCGCGGCATGCTTACCTGACCGGGAATTTTACCGAGGCGGAGCAGTTGCTGCAGCTACTGAAACAAACCACACGCACCCCATTTTTGTACCGGCTTATCGGGCATTTAAACAGGTGCAAAATCGACCTCGGTTTCCTCCGCAAGTACTACAACAGGCTACGGTATCGGCAGTAAATAGCACTGATTTGTTTACCTTCTCTTCAATTATCCGTAAGCTAGAGTTAAACCGGCTTTTAATGGATTTTTCGGTATAGTGAGCCCCTTAATCACCAAAATTAGGTGTTTCTGCAGCTAATTTGTCAGGGTTACGGGTCACTATCAATATTTTAATAGCTATATTTGGCATTCAATTAAACAACAGCAACATGATTACATCAGCACTCGCCTCCCGTGCAGAAGTTATAAAATGGATGGAAGACTTCGTGGGAGAAAAGATCTCCGAGTTTCTTAAAACCGTAGAAGATAGCTGGCAACCAGCCGACCTTTTACCGGACGCCACCGTTGATAACTTCTTTGATGAAGTAAAGGAATTGCGCGAGCGTGCCCGCGACTTGAGCTACGACCTGCTGGCCGTGCTGGTGGGCGACACCATTACAGAAGAGGCACTGCCTACCTATGAGAGCTGGCTGATGACGATAGAAGGCCTGCCGAAAGACCCGCAAGGCCCATGGATGAAGTGGAACCGCGCCTGGACGGCCGAGGAAAACCGCCATGGCGACGCCCTGAACCGTTACTTGTACCTGAGCGGGCGAATCAACATGCGTGAGATGGAGGCCTCTACGCAGTACCTGATCGCTGACGGATTTGACCTGCAGACAGATGATGACCCATACCGCTCGTTTGTTTATACTTCTTTCCAGGAGACAGCTACCAATATCTCGCACCGCCGCGTGGCCCAGATTGCCAAGAAGCAGGGCGATAACCAGTTGGCTAAACTGTGTGGCCACGTAGCAGCCGATGAGGCCCGCCACGCCAAGGCCTACAAAGCGTTCGTAAGCAAGATTTTTGAGGCCGACCCGAACGAGATGATGCTGGCCTTCGAAGACATGATGCGCAAGAAGATCGTGATGCCGGCTCATTATATGCGCGAACTGGGAGTAGACCTGGGTAAAACCTTCGGCCACTTTACAGATGCCGCGCAACGCATGGGCGTTTATACCTCGGCAGACTACACCGATATCCTGGACGGCCTGATCAAGGAATGGAAGATCGAAACGCTTACTGGCTTGGACGAGGCCGGCGAGCGTGCCCGTGACTATGTAATGGCCCTGCCAGCCCGCCTGAAGCGCGTGGCAGAACGCATGAAAGTGCCAGAGTTAGAATACAAGTTCCGCTGGATAGCGTAAGCAGCAGGAAATAAAGTATAAAGAAGGGCAGGTTGCAGCAGCAGCCTGCCCTTCTTTATGTTACCATCCCCCGGCCCCTTACTAAAAACAGGAAGGGGAGTTAAAGAATCTGCCGCAAGCGTCCGCTTGTGCCTCATAGCTGCATGTACGGAGGCACAAGCGGACGCTTGCGCCATGTATTATAGGGTGAAGGATACCGTGTACAGGGCCATCTTTTCTTTTACAAGTATAAATCCTCTACCACCGTATAAAACACTATGCAAGAACATTAGAGGGCGCTGCGTTGTTGAAGTATAAACCAGATAATGTATGGCTTTAGGATATCGATTCACAGATTATGTACCTCCGCAGGATGATAAGCCGGGCTTCGAGTCGCTGCTGAAGATCTTTATGCAGCTCGTGACCATTACCTCGGGCGATGTGGGGGAGGCGCTCAACTGGCTCAGTTCGCTGGACAAGCAGTATAACCTGACCGGCGACGAGTACGGCATCGGCGACTTTATAGAGGATCTGAAAAAGAAAGGTTACCTCGATGAAAACCCGCAGGAGCGGGGCGCTTTCCAGCTTACCGCCAAGAGTGAGCAAAGTATAAGAAGGAGTGCGCTGGAAGAGATCTTCGGCAAACTGAAGAAAGGCACCAAAGGCAGCCACGCCACGCCGCACACCGGCATCGGCGACGAAGCCAGCACCGACCGCCGCGAGTACCGCTTCGGCGACGCGCTGGAGCAGATCTCCATGACCGACTCGCTGCGCAACGCCCAGGTAAACCACGGCATCGGCGACCTGCGCCTGACCGAGCAGGACCTGGAGGTAACCGAAACAGAGCATAAAACGCAGGCCTCCACGGTGCTGATGATCGACATCTCGCACTCCATGATCCTGTATGGTGAAGACCGCATCACGCCTGCCAAAAAAGTAGCCATGGCGCTGGCCGAGCTCATCAAGCAAAAGTACCCGAAAGATACCCTGGACATACTGGTGTTTGGCAACGATGCCTGGCAGATAGAGGTAAAGGACCTGCCATACTTGGAGGTGGGGCCCTATCATACCAATACCGTAGCAGGACTGGAGCTGGCCATGGATATTCTCCGCAAGCGCAAAACGCCGAACAAGCAGATCTTCATGATCACCGACGGAAAGCCCACCTGCCTTAAGGAGGGGTTGCGCTACTATAAAAACAGCTTCGGGCTGGACCGGAAAGTGGTGAACAAAACGCTGAACCTGGCCGCCCAGTGCCGCCGCCTCAAGATCCCGATCACCACGTTTATGATCGCCTCAGACCCTTACCTGCAGCAATTCGTAGACGAGTTCACGAAGGTAAATAACGGGCAGGCCTATTACAGCAGCCTGAAAGGCCTTGGCCACCTGGTGTTCCGCGACTATGGCCGCAACCGCAAAAAGAGCTTTTAGAAATTATCCCTTGAGGACAAACAAGAGCGAGAGTTCGCCGTTTGCGAGCACCGCCCAATAAGGGTATTTCATTTAATGAGATGGAGAAAAAGGATCTTTGTCATTCTGTTAAGAAGTTTGGTTAAAGGGAGGTTAAGCTCAAACTACTAGCTACCAAGATTCTTCCAGGATGATAAAAAAGAAGTATGATTACACCCCTGTAGTCCCCTCAAGGGGAAAGCTGTTAGAATAATAGAATAAACCATCACAACCAATAAACTGGTTACTGATAATTGCTAACTGATAACTGCACAAATGAACTACAACGACATACCAGCCGATAAACTACAACAGATAAAAACACTGGGCCAGCTGAAGGCAGCCGGCTACGAGCCACAGTCGGTAAGGCAGGAACTGCGCCGCAACCTGATCAGAAGGCTGCAAAACAAGGAGGAGGTTTTCCCGGGCATCTGGGGGTACGAGGAAACCGTGATTCCGGACATGCAGCGGGCCATACTATCGATGCACCACATTAACCTGCTGGGTTTGCGCGGGCAGGCCAAAACCCGTATTGCGCGGCAGATGATCGACCTGCTGGACGAGTACATTCCGGTAGTGCAAGGCTCCGAGCTGAATGACGACCCGCTGCACCCGCTCTCGCGCTATGCCAAAGACCTGGTGCACGAGCACGGCGACGATACACCCATCAACTGGCTGCACCGGTCAGACCGCTATACCGAGAAACTGGCCACCCCTGACGTTTCGGTAGCCGACCTGATAGGAGATGCCGACCCGATAAAAGCGGCAACCTTGAAGCTTCCGTATTCTGACGAGCGCGTGATTCACTTCGGCTTGATCCCGCGTTCGCACCGCGGCATTTTTGTGATTAACGAGCTGCCGGATTTGCAGGCGCGCATACAAGTTGCCCTTTTTAACATTCTGCAGGAAGGGGATATTCAGATACGTGGGTTTAAGGTGCGCATGCCGCTTGATATCCAGTTTGTGTTCACGGCCAACCCGGAGGACTATACCAACCGCGGCTCCATTGTAACACCGCTCAAAGACAGGATCGACTCCCAGATCATCACGCACTACCCGAAGACCATCGAAACAGGTAAGAAGATCACGCAGCAGGAAGCGCGTGTGAAAGACGGGCAGGACGAACTGGTGCAGACCAACGATCTGATCGGAGACCTGATAGAGCAGGTGGCCTTTGAGGCCCGCGAAAGCGAGTACGTAGATCCTAAAAGTGGTGTGTCGGCCCGACTGACGATCTCAGCTTTTGAGAACCTGCTGAGTGCCGCCGAGCGTCGTGCGCTGCTGAATGGCGAGAGCGGAACCTACGTGCGCGTGGCAGATTTCCTGAATACCATACCATCGGTAACGGGTAAAGTGGAGCTGGTGTACGAGGGCGAGCAGGAGGGAGCCGGCCATGTGGCGCAGGTGCTGATGGGCAAGGCTATCCGCACGCAGTTCCTCAAATACTTTCCCGACCCCGACAAAGCCAAGAAAGCCAAAGAGGGCAATCCGTACAAGAAAGTAACCGACTGGTTTGGCGACGGCAACACGGTGGATATTTTGAATGATGCCTCTGCCGAGGAGTATAAAAAAGCGCTGCAAAGTATACCCGGCCTGGCCGAGCTGGTGGAAAAGCAGCAGCCCAAAGCCAAAGGCGAGGAGAAGCTGTTTATGATGGAGTTCGCCCTGCATGGCCTGGCTGAGCACAGCCAACTCAGCAAAAGCCGCCTCAGCACCGGGCTGCAGTTCAAGGACCTGCTCAGTGGCATGTTCACGATGCCCAGCTTTGGGGAAGAGGAGGATGAGGACGATGATCAGTTTTAGGAGTTTGAGAGTTTAGGAGTTAGAGAGTTTATTTACTCAAAGCGAAGGTGCAAGGTGTTTGTGCCTTCGCTTTTTTATTTATGGCTCAGAGGGAAGGAAGGTTAGTTTGATAGCAGGGCAGTGGCAATGCTTTCCCACTCTTGCTCCAGCGTTTGCTGCGGCCTCTTTCTTCCTGCGCGGCTGTACCAGTAGTCAGCGTTCCACGTGTCGCCCTCCTGGCGGTGCAGGTAAGCGTGTATCCAGGCGGCGTTTTTATCCGGCAGGTCCTGTATCAGTTCATGGGCCTTGTCCCAATCGCCTTTGGCTTCGTGCCACAGCGCCTGCAGGTATACCGAGGCTTCCGGTGGCGGAGTGGGAGCAGAGAGGCTGGCTTTGAAGGTGGTGAGGGTCATAACTACTTGTACTGCTACTCTAAAACGTTGCTACATTTTCTTTTACCCTAAAGTTAACTTTTGGGATTATACTTTCATCTACAACAAGAAGCATTAATCCCTCCAGAGTGTATCTTCTATAGAACTTCATAAAGGCCATAAATGCTATATATGTGGAGCATACTAGAGCTAAAAGAAGTATTGTCTTAGCACGACTAAGCACCTGGTGATGACTAAAATCCCTGGCTAGCTGAACAGCAAAAAGCCAAGAAAGTACATTGAATATCAAGCATGAGTTTCTGAGGAAGCCATATAATGCTACATAGTTCACCATTCTAAACTGATGCTGTTTTGCATTCTCAAAAGTGTAATGGGAGACTATTCTATGAAAGTCGTGCTTCTCAATATCGATGGCATTGTTGCCAGCCCGATCTGTTAAGCCAAGCTTGTCTGTCAGAGCGATCACTTTATAGAGTATGGCATCTCTTAGGAAAGGATCAATTGCCTTTCGATATAAAGTTTTGAAACCAAGAGATTGTCCTAATATAAAATCAAGAACAACGCATGGTAGCAGCAAGATTAATAAGATTGAACGCCAAAAATTGTATTTCCAATTTTTGAGAAAAGGTTTCTTCCAATAACTATGCCTCCTTCCTTCATCCTGATTATCCTGTTCTTTTCTAAGTAAATACTTTGAAGGGTAGGTATACATCCAATTTGCATAAGCTTCTATTGTGATGGAAGAAATGTAACTTAATAGATGGCCTAGTGAGTAGGCCGTGATTACAAAAACAAAAACGTTCTCTAGGTTAACTTTAGAAAATTTATCAATAAACAGATCAAGATTAAACTCCGCCGATTTGTCAATGTAGTTGATAGTTAAAACAGCATAGATTGCAAGTGCTCCCGGGATTAAATAACCTAAGAAGTCATAGAGAGAAAAAGGATTTTGTTTGTTCATATTTTGGAGGTTGGAACTTGAGCAGTTAAATATATTTTGGGATATACAGTTTCTTGAACTTGCCTCCAGCACGGCGATAACCTCCTTCTTCATAGCTTTTACTTCTACCAACACTTCAGAGTAGTAACTGAGCAAAGCACGCTTTAACTTGCTTTGAGCAAACGAGTCCTAAGTAGATTATACAAAGTACAATATAGTAAAATATAAATACTCTCAGCCGGCTAAAGTATAAAGCTGGCACAAAACCTAACCCTGCTAAACGAAGTAGCTTGGTGGTATGGGACACGTATCAGTTTGGCCAATACTGGTGTTGGCTTTGATTCATTTCTTTGGCAGCCGGCTGCGTTTTCTGGCAGGTGTGCCCCGCAGTGTCTGGCTATCCGGAGCGGGGGGCGTTTCAGTGGCTTATGTATTCATGCACCTGTTTCCTGAACTGCACAGGGGGCAGGAGCACCTTCAGGAGCATGTACCTTGGGTGGAAGAGTTTCTGGAGCACCATATTTACCTGGTGGCGCTCTTGGGCCTGATGGTATTCTATGGGTTAGAGCGGTCGGTTGTGTCGGAGAAGCGAAAGCAGGCGAAAGAGCAGCAGGAGCAAAAGTCCTCTCAGGGGGTATTTTGGCTACACATTGGCTCTTTTGCCTTGTACAATGCTATTATTGGCTACATCTTGTATCAACGGGAGGAGGATCCCACCGAAACAGCGTTGCTGTTTACCATTGCCATGGGGCTACACTTTCTGGTGAACGATTTTGGCCTGCTGGAGCACCATCGGAACAACTACAAAAAGTATGGACGTTGGGTACTGGTGCTGGCCTTGGTTGCGGGCTGGACGGTAGGCTACGTAAAGGAAGTCTCTGAAACAATTGTAGTAATACTGACAGCCTTTATTGGAGGTGGAGTGATCCTGAACGTACTGAAGGAGGAGTTGCCCGAAGAACGCAAAAGCCGTTACTGGGCTTTTGCGCTCGGGGCAGGTCTGTATACTATTTTACTGTTATCTCTGTAGGCGGGTGCAGCTGCCCCTCGGTGCGGGCCACCATCATCGATACGGTGGCGTCGCCGGTTACATTCACGGTGGTGCGCAGCATGTCCAGCAGCCTGTCCGGTGCAAGTATCAGGGCGATACCCTCTATCGGTATACCTGCCTGCTGCAGCACGATCACCAGCATCACAATGCCAGCGCCTGGTACGGCAGCGGCACCAATAGAGGCCAGCGTGGCGGTCATCACAATGCCCAGTTGCGCCGTCAGGCTCAGGTCTATGCCGTAGGCCTGGGCTATAAACACAGCCGCCACAGATTGGTAAAGGCTTGTTCCGTCCATGTTAACCGTAGCGCCGAGTGGCAGCACAAAGCTGGAGATCTCTTTATTGATACCCAGGTTCTTCTCGGCGCACTCCATGGTAACAGGGAGCGTGGCAGCGCTGGAGGAGGTAGAGAAAGCCAGCATCTGGGCCGGGAAGATTCCTTTCAGGAAATGCATATACTTTGTTTTGCCTACCGTCACGACCAGGGCAGGGTATACTATAAAGATCATCACTGCCAGGCCTATGGCTACCACAATGCAGTAATAGCCCAGCACGAGCAGCAGCTCCAGGGCCGCCCCCGGGTCGTTTCCGGCAAAGTCTACCACCAGGCCGGCCAGCAGCGCAAAAACGCCATAGGGTGCGGTCATCATGATGATATCCACGATCTTGAGGATGGCCATGTTCGCCCCTTCAAAGAAGTCATTCACGGGCTGTGCCTTGTCAGGAGGAATGAGGATCAGTGCAATACCAAAGAGCAGGGCAAAGAAGATAACCTGCAGCATGCTGCCGTTATCGGTCATGGAGCGGAAGATGTTGCTGGGCACAATGTCTACGAGTGGCTGCAGCGGCCCCTGCTGCTCCACAGCGGCGGCATCCGAGGACCTTGCGGTGGTGGTGGCGGCGAACTGCTCCTTAAACTCCTCGCGCTTCTCCGGCGAGAAGGCCTTACCTGGCTCAAACATGTTGACAAGTATAAGCCCCATGGTTACGGCCAGCACCGTGGTGGCCAGATAGATGCCGATGGTCTTGGTGCCGATGCGGGAGAGGCGGCTGATGTCGCTGAGGCTGGTAACTCCGGTGACAAGCGAGACGAGCACCAGCGGCACAGCGATGAGTTTAAGCAAGTTAATAAAGATGGTGCCAAAAGGGCTGATCCAATCTGTGGTAAAGCTGTTGAGGCCAAGGGTGCTGGACGACATGCCCCAGGCTATACCAAGTGCCATACCGATGAGGATTTGCCAGTGTAGAGCGAGTTTCTTCATACGTGGGTTTGCAGGCAGATGAAGGGTATGCACCTGCGTCTCTGTTATTTGTGTAAAGTAATTATGATGTTCTGCTGGTGTGGCATCCTCACTGCAGGGCAGGTAAAGTATCGTTTCTCTATTGAAGATGCCATACAGATGTTAGGTAAAAATAAGCATATTTATGCAGGATGCACGGGCTCGCTTTAAAAAATCAGGCTGCGGCACGCTGTTTTTAGGGATGCCGGCCTTGTTTTACCGCCTTGCTCTGGTGCAGCATAACGAAAAAAGCCGCCCCATACTTTGTAGGGGGCGGCTTCATACTTTAGCAGCGGCGCTGCGGGAGGTTTATTCCTCGTTCACCACGATTTTCTCGATGCGATCGTTCGCGCGGATCTGGTCGATCACGTCCACGCCTTCTACCACTTTGCCGAAGCAGGTGTGGTTACGGTCGAGGTGGGCGGTGTTTTTGCGGCTGTGGCAGATGAAGAACTGGGAGCCACCGGTGTTGCGGCCGGCATGGGCCATGCTCAGCACGCCACGGTCGTGGTACTGGTTCTCGCCTGTCAGCTCGCAGTCGATCTTGTAGCCCGGGCCACCGGTGCCTGGCACGCCCTTAGCGCCCTCGCGCGAGTTTGGGCAGCCCCCCTGTATTACGAAGTCAGGAATAACGCGGTGGAACGTAAGGCCGTCGTAGAAGCCGTCTTTTGCCAGCTTTACAAAGTTATCTACCGTTTTAGGAGCGTCTTTCTCATAAAACTCAACTTTCATTATACCCTTGCCAGTATGGATTTCTGCGGTTTTCATGTATGGTTCTGTTTGGTTTTAACAATTGGTACAGATAACAAAAGTACGAAAATTATAGTTTAAGAGAGCAATAAGCCAGGCTTTACGCGCCGGGCACCCTTAACAAGTATAATTCACGCGCAAGTATAAACAACACACTATGAAAACAATAACGAGAGCAGGGTACACGCTGGCCCTGTGCTGCAGCATGCTGTTAGGGAGCTGCGGCGGCACAAACGATGAGAACGCTGCCAATGAGATGCAGGACGAAACAGTGCCTAACCCTGGGGCAGAGGATGTTGAAGGAATGACCAACCCAAATACACCTGGCAAACAAGCCGGCGAAGGCGAATTAGACGAGGATGATGTAGATGCAGAAATGACTGGCCCCAGAATCGGTGGCAACGAGATGCTGCCGTCTCAAAAGATAGTGGAGAATATTTCCGCTAACAATGACCTGAGCGTGCTGATGGGGGCGTTACGGCAGGCCGGGCTGGTGAGAACGCTGAACGGAACGGGACCTTATACAGTGTTTGCTCCGAGGAACGGCGCTTTTGAGGACTTGCCAAACGGCACTTTGGAAGACCTGATGCAGCCCGAGAACAAGCAGCGCCTGGCCAACCTGCTGAACAATCACGTGGTGGCCGGCAAACTGACTGCCGCCGATCTGACAGACGGTACCACGCTCAAAACTGCCTCCGGCAAGCAGCTCTCCGTTACCCAAAAGGGCAACGAGGTGATGGTGAACGGAGCCAGGGTAGTGCAGGCAGACGTGGTGAGCAGCAACGGCGTGATCCATATTGTGGAGGACGTGCTGGCAACGGAGAAGTAAGCCTCCGCCAACAAGACAGAGAGGGCAGGCGCTTTCACGGAGCCTGCCCTTTTTATATGCTGGCGCGATGGTTAGAAAGGGTTGGTTGCCCACACGGTTAGCTCCGGCACAAAGCCACGGTTGTCCATCTGCAGGGCGCTCTTGATGGCCCAGGCAATTTCCTCGCTGCGCAGTTTGTTGGGCTGGTCGTCGCGCTCCTGGCGGTCTGGCTGGCCGAAGGCGGTGGTTACCTCGCTGGGGTTTACCAGCATCACGCGCACATTATACCGGCGCAGTTCAGCCTGCCAACTCTGTGTCATACTTCTAAGCGCTGCCTTCGATGATGCGTAAATTGAACCGCCCTCATACCCTTTGAGCGCTGCCGTGGAGCCGATGTTGATGATGTTGCCATAATTCTGCTTTTTAAAGATCTTTGCTGCTTTTGCCGCCATCATGGCCGCTCCGAACACGTTTACCCGGTATATGTGCTCGAAATCGTCCAGCGTCAGCTGATCTATGGCTTTAGAAAAGCCAATACCGGCATTGTTGATCAGCACATCCAACCGGCCGTATTCCTCCATAAATAGATGAAAAGTGCGCTTCACGTCCTCCGGGTTGGCCACATCGGCAGTGATGGGCATGGCCCCGAGGTCGCGGGCGGCTTTGTGGGTGCGTTTTTCGTCGCGGCCCGTAATGGCTACGTTGGCTCCGTTCCCGATGAGTAGTTTGGCTGTGGCGTAGCCGATACCCATGGTGCCGCCGGTGATCAGGATATTCGCGTTTTCGAGTTTCATAGTCTTGCGAGGATTAATGAGGAGAAGTATAGCCTGTGTAACGGAGCGGATAGGGATTGGTTGGAAGCTGGATAGGGCAGGAGGTTATCCAACCACCCCTGCCCCTCCTTGTTTAAGGAGGGGAGTTCTGTAGTTACTACAGTCTAGGTATAAGCGCTGTAGTTTTGGCTATTTAGGTAAACCCACCCCAACCCCTCCCAGGAGGGGAATTAGCAGACGATTATCATCTCTCTGCCCCTTTCAAGGGGAACTTGGCTGAAGCTCCGTCAGCAGTGGCTATCGAACTAGAACCCAGTCCTTGGGTTGAGCGCCTTCTAGATTTCCGGTTTCGCTTTAGCGAAATTGCGACAGCAAAGGAAATGTAGACAGCGCGATACCCGAAGACGAGCCCTCTCGGGCTGGAGAGCAGAAAGTATACTATGCAACTGTAGGCTTGTAAGACTGAGGATCAGCAGCGGCTAGATTAAAGTTGCTTGGTTCAAGCTACGGGAAGCAGTGGCAATAGAGAAAGCACGAGCTACAAGCTCGCGCTAGCGGGGGCTAGTAAGGATAGCTTGGTTCCAACTGCAGGAAGCTAGGACTAAAGGCAAGTACAAGCGGACGCTTGCGCCATAGATTAACCAATCCGGTGGCAAAAGAAAAAGCGTAACGAATTGCGCCCCTATAAGTGTGACTTTCTAAATTTTAACCTTCTAGCTCTCCAACTACTTCCGGTTATCGCCGCCATGGAGCATACTCAGGTAACTTTCGTAGCGGGTGAGGGAGATATCATTGTGGCGCACGGCCTCAATCACGGCGCAGCCAGGCTCGTTAAAGTGAGTGCAGTTGTTGAAGCGGCACTGGTTCAGGCGCTCGCGCATCTCCGGAAAGAAGTGGCTCAACTCCGCCGCCGGAATATCTACAATGCCTAGTTCCTTGATGCCGGGCGTATCGATAACAAACGTTTCGGGGTCGATCTCGAACATCTCGGCAAAGGTGGTGGTGTGCACGCCTTTGTCGGAGAAGCCGGATATCTCGGAGGTTTTCAGTTCCAGGTCGGGCACGATAAGGTTGATGAGCGAGGACTTGCCCACACCGGAGTGGCCGGAAAGGAGTGTGGTTTTGCCGTGCAGCAGCGCTTTCACCTCGTCTATGCCCTCGTTGTTATGGGCAGACACTGCCAGGCTCGGGTAGCCGATCTTCTCATACATGTGGCTGATCTGGCGCTGGTACTCCATAATGTCCTCGTCGTACAGGTCGGTTTTGTTGAAGATAAGCATGGCCGGAATATCGTAGGCCTCGGCCGTCACCAGAAAGCGATCGATAAAACCAAAGGAAGTGCGCGGCGATACCAGCGTCACGATGAGCATGGCCAAATCGAGGTTGGCAGCAATGATATGGGAGTAGGCTGTTTTGTGCGTGCTCTGGCGGATGATGTAGTTTTCACGCTCCGTAATCTTATGGATCACAGCCGTATCCTCGCCCGTTGTCTCTACGTCAAATTCTACGCGGTCGCCTACGGCCAGCGGGTTGCTCACCTTCAGGCCCTTTATCTTGAACTTGCCGCGTAGGCGTGCCCGGTGCAATTTACCTTCTTCGTCGCGCACCAGATACCATGATCCCGTCGATTTTACTACTACTCCTTTCATGCAGTTTATTTCAGCAGTTGCTTTACATCGGCCATGATGGCTGCCGTAGCGCCCGCCTGCTCTTGTACGTATTCTTTTTCTTTGTCAGTTATACTTTGGCGCAGCCCCGGAGTTGTATGCACCCGCTCGAAAGCCTCTAGCAGCTCCTCTGCGTTTTGCACCGGAAAAGCACAGCCCAGCGCTACCAGTTCTTTCGCCTCCTGAAACTTGTCATACTTCGGCCCGAAGAACAGCGGCAACCCGAACACAGCCGCCTCCAGGGTGTTGTGCAGCCCCTTGCCGAAGGCCCCGCCAATGTAGGCGTAGGTGCCATAGCTGTAGAGCGAGGAGAGCATGCCAATGTTATCGATCACCAGCACCTTATACTTGGCTGCATCTGCCTCAGAGGTCTGGGAGAAGCGCACGGTTCCTTCGCCGAAGGTCTGCATCACGGTATGTATACTCGCCTCGTTCACCTCGTGCGGCGCGATGATGAATTTTATACTTGCTTTATACTTTTGAATTAGCGGTAGCAGCACTTCCAAATCGGCAGGCCAGCTGCTGCCTACCATAAATACCTCTTGCCCGGCCGCGAAAGCCTCTACCAAAGGTATGGTTTTTACGCTTGTGGCCGTTTGCAGTACCCGGTCAAAGCGCGTGTCGCCGGCTATACTGGCGTTGCGGATGTTTATACGGTGTAGCAGCTCCAGCGAGGTTCGGTTTTGGGTGTAGAGGTGCGTGAAGCGGCGCAGGATATTGCGGTAAAAATCGCCGTAGCCTTTAAAGAAAACCTGCTCCTGCCGGAAAATAGCAGAGATGGAAAGCACTGGTATACTTCTGCGCTGCAGCTCCTGCAG is a window of Pontibacter kalidii DNA encoding:
- a CDS encoding 3-deoxy-D-manno-octulosonic acid transferase, translating into MKLLYDIGLKAYSTAIALAAPFNEKAKLMRQGREGQFEKLQQALQQNQAPLVWFHCASLGEFEQGRPVIEAFREAFPTYKVLLTFFSPSGYEVRKNYAGADYIFYLPLDSASNAKHFLDITQPGLAVFVKYEFWHYYLQELQRRSIPVLSISAIFRQEQVFFKGYGDFYRNILRRFTHLYTQNRTSLELLHRINIRNASIAGDTRFDRVLQTATSVKTIPLVEAFAAGQEVFMVGSSWPADLEVLLPLIQKYKASIKFIIAPHEVNEASIHTVMQTFGEGTVRFSQTSEADAAKYKVLVIDNIGMLSSLYSYGTYAYIGGAFGKGLHNTLEAAVFGLPLFFGPKYDKFQEAKELVALGCAFPVQNAEELLEAFERVHTTPGLRQSITDKEKEYVQEQAGATAAIMADVKQLLK
- the rsgA gene encoding ribosome small subunit-dependent GTPase A, with the protein product MKGVVVKSTGSWYLVRDEEGKLHRARLRGKFKIKGLKVSNPLAVGDRVEFDVETTGEDTAVIHKITERENYIIRQSTHKTAYSHIIAANLDLAMLIVTLVSPRTSFGFIDRFLVTAEAYDIPAMLIFNKTDLYDEDIMEYQRQISHMYEKIGYPSLAVSAHNNEGIDEVKALLHGKTTLLSGHSGVGKSSLINLIVPDLELKTSEISGFSDKGVHTTTFAEMFEIDPETFVIDTPGIKELGIVDIPAAELSHFFPEMRERLNQCRFNNCTHFNEPGCAVIEAVRHNDISLTRYESYLSMLHGGDNRK